In one window of Virgibacillus proomii DNA:
- a CDS encoding YhzD family protein: MRNYTLTVFDRSGEKLLDETFTAANDEEAKELGTAKLEKEGYLEYTHRCTTPDAKLILFHR; this comes from the coding sequence GTGAGAAATTATACATTGACTGTATTTGATCGTTCAGGTGAAAAACTACTCGATGAAACATTTACCGCTGCTAATGACGAGGAAGCGAAGGAACTGGGGACTGCTAAGCTAGAAAAAGAAGGATATCTTGAGTATACTCATCGTTGTACAACACCAGATGCTAAGCTAATCTTATTTCATCGCTAA
- a CDS encoding ATP-binding protein produces the protein MIIKRATIFGFGKWVDYTIDFSTKHPMYIYGENESGKSTLYTFIMFMLFGLPPKQREFYRPKTSGKMGGRLTVSIDGETFIVERLHEVRNGQALCYISDGRQKGESWLKERLKGMTLSTYQSVFSFSAKDLELITEMKEDDLGEVILGIGLTGATNLYAVEKQLDQKLAELYKPTGKKPLINQQLNQLLEINDRLEKWKRLERSYEEKQVQVKKLEEEMNRTRDELKAASNERMMLEKQQHALPLLQEYQGVTKQLNLLPNSILFPEDGIYRWEKLKEKLLPLKSEIAVLQNNNERYQGELKEIEKDLVADTIYQEGKELVGKSDEYDRHTDEASKLSTSIEKQRDELKKSLHELQLPISQQELTTMNLSLFTEKTWKQMKEDMDSLDFEQEQVQIEKNQHRRERNKIIEESKAMQDKLVTDEQLTEWRNQLHEANHTFLLRDAKHKYDKRETEWQMNKRKKQKNAFLFALVTFLIGILMVGIGLAANEKLFLVVALLITFLGIAQWRWQKQTITDMDLYFRQAVETRSGLQLSEADRVRIDHNIQQQEQYRTQIAALKERLKTLDIDALKWEEKQVHLLEKMRQMDERIMSEQERYPFLTHVAPAYWPDLFHRLKTFQHMNKKILEDEFIYDKIRKTLEKMHANVVMFFHKVDREMTSTSVSEQISWLQDMIKKHEAAKNKLVHYQANIDENNRVLQQAKLKMQPLEEEMKQLLQIAKVDGEEAFYEQGKKKQHQLFLKEKAHTLTEQLASLFPDGSLLMNMEQVPTPFILNQKLEDLRAEIVKLEDCLEKKRQALAAVQAELATMEEREDLSETAHQMEMQKEVFNRLAKRWATIKTAKEILQQAKRTYQQKYLTKVIECTSDFFQKITIGAYRKVFSPLEDRPFIVEAADGTHYHVKELSQGTIDQLYVALRLAVSVCISEKHALPFIIDDAFVHFDSVRTERITSLLYEIAKDHQIIVFTCKKDVIEAVKNRNYVQILNSIRIH, from the coding sequence GTGATTATTAAACGTGCTACTATTTTTGGCTTTGGTAAGTGGGTAGATTATACGATTGATTTTTCCACAAAACATCCGATGTATATATATGGAGAAAATGAATCTGGAAAGTCAACCTTGTATACATTTATCATGTTTATGTTATTTGGACTTCCACCGAAACAGCGTGAATTTTACCGTCCAAAAACAAGTGGTAAAATGGGGGGAAGATTGACAGTTTCGATAGATGGAGAGACATTTATTGTTGAGCGACTGCATGAGGTGCGTAATGGTCAAGCTTTATGCTATATATCAGATGGAAGGCAAAAAGGGGAAAGTTGGTTAAAGGAACGGCTAAAAGGAATGACCCTTTCTACATATCAATCTGTTTTTTCATTTTCAGCAAAGGATTTAGAGCTCATTACTGAAATGAAGGAAGATGATTTAGGTGAGGTGATTTTGGGTATAGGATTAACTGGTGCGACGAATCTTTATGCTGTAGAAAAACAGTTGGATCAAAAATTAGCCGAATTATATAAACCTACTGGAAAGAAACCGTTGATTAATCAACAGTTAAATCAGTTACTTGAGATAAATGATCGTTTGGAGAAATGGAAGCGCTTGGAAAGGTCTTATGAAGAAAAGCAAGTACAGGTAAAGAAGCTGGAAGAAGAAATGAACCGAACGCGAGACGAACTAAAAGCAGCCAGTAATGAGCGAATGATGCTAGAAAAACAACAACATGCATTGCCGCTCCTACAGGAATATCAAGGAGTAACAAAACAGCTAAACTTGCTTCCGAATAGTATACTTTTTCCGGAAGATGGTATTTATCGCTGGGAGAAATTGAAAGAAAAACTGCTTCCTTTAAAAAGTGAAATAGCAGTTCTACAAAATAATAACGAGCGTTACCAGGGAGAGCTTAAAGAGATAGAAAAAGACTTAGTTGCAGATACGATTTATCAGGAGGGAAAGGAATTAGTTGGTAAAAGTGATGAATATGATCGACATACTGATGAAGCATCAAAGCTGTCTACTTCTATCGAAAAACAGAGAGACGAACTAAAAAAGTCCTTGCATGAGTTACAGCTGCCGATTAGTCAGCAAGAGCTAACTACCATGAATCTTTCTCTTTTTACAGAAAAAACCTGGAAGCAAATGAAGGAGGACATGGATAGCCTTGATTTTGAACAGGAACAAGTACAAATTGAAAAAAATCAGCATCGTAGAGAACGGAATAAGATAATTGAAGAAAGTAAAGCAATGCAAGATAAGCTCGTTACTGATGAGCAATTGACTGAATGGCGTAACCAATTGCATGAGGCGAACCATACATTTCTTTTACGAGATGCTAAACATAAGTATGATAAACGAGAAACAGAGTGGCAAATGAACAAACGTAAAAAGCAAAAAAATGCTTTTTTATTCGCTTTGGTGACCTTCCTAATAGGGATCTTAATGGTTGGGATCGGTTTAGCTGCCAATGAAAAATTGTTTTTAGTCGTTGCACTGTTGATCACATTCTTGGGAATAGCACAATGGAGATGGCAAAAGCAGACCATTACTGATATGGATTTATATTTTCGTCAAGCAGTAGAAACACGGTCGGGTCTGCAACTGTCAGAAGCAGACCGCGTTCGAATTGACCATAATATACAACAACAGGAGCAATATCGAACGCAAATAGCGGCCTTGAAAGAGCGGTTAAAAACCCTTGATATTGATGCATTGAAATGGGAAGAAAAACAGGTTCATCTGTTAGAAAAGATGAGGCAGATGGATGAACGCATAATGAGTGAACAAGAGCGCTATCCTTTTTTAACACATGTAGCACCAGCATATTGGCCGGATTTGTTTCATCGGTTAAAAACGTTTCAGCATATGAATAAAAAAATTCTGGAAGATGAATTCATATATGATAAAATAAGGAAAACACTAGAAAAAATGCATGCTAATGTAGTGATGTTTTTTCATAAAGTAGATAGGGAAATGACAAGTACATCCGTTTCGGAACAAATTAGCTGGCTTCAAGACATGATTAAAAAACATGAAGCAGCTAAGAATAAACTTGTCCATTATCAAGCAAATATAGACGAAAATAACCGGGTATTACAGCAAGCTAAGCTCAAAATGCAGCCACTGGAAGAAGAAATGAAGCAGCTATTACAAATTGCTAAAGTTGATGGAGAAGAAGCTTTTTATGAACAAGGTAAGAAAAAGCAACATCAGCTATTTCTAAAAGAAAAAGCTCACACATTAACGGAGCAGCTTGCTTCTTTATTCCCTGATGGAAGTTTGTTAATGAATATGGAGCAAGTACCGACACCCTTTATATTAAATCAGAAACTTGAGGATTTACGAGCAGAGATAGTTAAATTAGAGGATTGTTTGGAAAAGAAGCGGCAAGCGTTAGCAGCAGTTCAAGCTGAGCTTGCTACAATGGAAGAAAGAGAAGATCTTTCAGAGACAGCACATCAAATGGAAATGCAGAAGGAAGTCTTCAATCGATTGGCAAAGCGTTGGGCAACTATTAAAACTGCTAAGGAGATACTTCAACAGGCTAAACGTACATACCAACAAAAGTATTTAACGAAAGTAATAGAATGCACATCCGATTTCTTTCAAAAAATAACAATCGGGGCTTATAGAAAAGTGTTTTCACCGTTAGAAGATAGACCATTTATTGTAGAAGCAGCTGATGGTACACACTATCATGTAAAAGAGCTTTCTCAAGGAACGATAGATCAATTATATGTAGCTTTACGTCTTGCAGTAAGTGTGTGTATAAGTGAAAAGCATGCTTTACCATTTATTATCGATGATGCATTTGTTCATTTTGATTCGGTTCGTACAGAACGTATAACAAGTCTTCTTTATGAAATTGCTAAGGACCATCAAATCATTGTTTTTACTTGTAAAAAAGACGTTATCGAAGCAGTGAAAAATAGAAATTATGTACAAATATTAAATTCTATTCGCATTCATTGA
- a CDS encoding ABC transporter ATP-binding protein: MLRLKDVTKQFGTHTAVNGLSLEIPEKEMFGFLGGNGAGKTTTFRMILGLLDKTSGEITWEGEAIDYEKSHLIGYLPEERGLYPKLTVKEQLTYLGRLRGMGKSEAVSELKAWLDRFQVPEYLNKKVEELSKGNQQKIQFISAVIHKPKLLILDEPFSGLDPVNVEMLKEAVIDLKEKGTSIVFSSHRMEHVEELCEHLCILHKGKQVVQGSLREIKRSFGKKNLVVYADFPVDFLRDFPGVTAYKSVMEGCHLQIENEAVSQDIFTAIQGKGFVRQFALEEPSLNDIFIAKVGASYE; this comes from the coding sequence ATGCTAAGACTGAAAGATGTTACAAAACAGTTTGGTACGCATACAGCTGTAAACGGGCTTTCTTTAGAAATTCCAGAAAAGGAAATGTTCGGCTTTCTTGGTGGAAATGGTGCGGGAAAGACGACGACGTTTCGCATGATTTTAGGTTTATTAGATAAGACATCTGGTGAGATTACTTGGGAAGGTGAAGCGATTGATTATGAGAAAAGTCATTTAATTGGTTATCTTCCGGAAGAGAGGGGGCTTTATCCAAAACTGACAGTAAAGGAACAGCTTACTTATTTAGGAAGATTGCGGGGGATGGGAAAAAGCGAGGCTGTAAGTGAATTAAAAGCATGGCTTGATCGCTTTCAAGTTCCAGAGTATTTGAATAAGAAGGTAGAAGAGTTATCCAAAGGAAATCAGCAAAAGATTCAATTTATTTCTGCAGTCATTCATAAGCCAAAACTATTAATCTTAGATGAACCATTTTCCGGACTGGATCCGGTTAATGTGGAAATGTTGAAAGAAGCAGTTATTGACTTAAAGGAAAAAGGAACATCGATTGTATTTTCCTCCCATCGAATGGAACATGTAGAAGAATTATGTGAACATTTGTGTATTTTACATAAAGGAAAGCAAGTCGTCCAAGGTTCATTACGGGAGATAAAGCGTTCGTTTGGTAAGAAAAACCTAGTCGTTTATGCAGATTTTCCAGTTGACTTTCTCCGTGATTTTCCTGGCGTTACCGCTTATAAGTCAGTGATGGAAGGCTGCCATCTGCAAATCGAAAATGAAGCAGTCTCACAAGATATCTTTACAGCAATCCAAGGTAAAGGGTTTGTACGACAATTTGCACTGGAAGAACCGTCTCTAAATGATATTTTTATAGCGAAAGTAGGTGCTTCCTATGAATAA
- a CDS encoding helix-turn-helix transcriptional regulator, protein MRTLIRKKRIEFGMTQEELSQKVNVSRQTIISLEKGRYKPSLVLAHKLAQTFHCKIEDIFIFEGDENVK, encoded by the coding sequence ATGAGAACACTTATCCGTAAGAAACGAATCGAATTTGGCATGACACAGGAAGAATTATCACAAAAAGTGAACGTATCGAGACAGACAATTATTTCCTTGGAAAAAGGGAGGTATAAACCGTCACTTGTACTCGCACATAAATTAGCCCAAACCTTTCACTGCAAGATTGAAGATATTTTTATTTTTGAGGGAGATGAGAATGTTAAGTGA
- a CDS encoding alpha/beta-type small acid-soluble spore protein codes for MARNNNSNQLLVPGVQQALDQMKYEIAQEFGVNLGPESTSRANGSVGGEITKRLVQTAQQQLGPKA; via the coding sequence ATGGCAAGAAACAATAACTCAAATCAATTACTAGTTCCTGGAGTACAACAAGCACTTGACCAAATGAAGTATGAAATTGCTCAAGAATTTGGCGTTAACTTAGGACCAGAATCTACTTCTCGTGCAAACGGATCTGTAGGAGGAGAGATTACAAAGCGTCTTGTACAAACTGCTCAACAGCAGCTTGGACCAAAAGCTTAA
- a CDS encoding ABC transporter ATP-binding protein — protein MAELRLEHIQKVYDKKNIAVDDFNLHIKDKEFIVFVGPSGCGKSTTLRMIAGLEEITSGELYINDKKMNDVAPKDRDIAMVFQNYALYPHMNVYDNMAFGLKLRKFKKDEIDKRVKNAAKILGLEAYLDRKPKALSGGQRQRVALGRAIVRDAKVFLMDEPLSNLDAKLRVQMRAEIQKLHQRLQTTTIYVTHDQTEAMTMATRLVVMKDGIIQQIGAPKEVYDNPDNVFVGGFIGSPSMNFFTGTLKENYFEIGNVKIAVPEGKLKPLREQGYMNKQVILGIRPEDIHDEPVFIESTPDTKISITIDVADLMGAETFLYGKIAEQDFIARIDSRTDSNVGQTIDLAFDMNKAHFFNYETEVRIH, from the coding sequence ATGGCTGAATTACGTTTAGAACATATCCAGAAAGTATATGATAAAAAGAATATTGCTGTAGATGATTTTAATCTACATATTAAAGATAAGGAATTTATTGTTTTTGTTGGTCCATCAGGTTGTGGTAAATCGACTACTTTACGTATGATCGCTGGTTTAGAAGAAATTACAAGTGGGGAATTATATATTAATGACAAAAAAATGAATGATGTTGCACCTAAAGATCGTGATATTGCCATGGTATTCCAGAACTATGCACTATATCCACATATGAATGTTTACGATAATATGGCATTTGGTCTTAAATTACGTAAATTTAAAAAGGATGAAATCGATAAACGGGTTAAAAATGCTGCCAAGATATTAGGGTTAGAAGCTTATTTAGATCGTAAACCAAAAGCGCTTTCAGGTGGTCAGCGTCAACGTGTTGCTCTAGGTCGTGCCATCGTCCGAGATGCTAAAGTGTTCTTAATGGATGAACCGCTATCCAATTTAGATGCCAAGCTACGTGTTCAAATGCGAGCTGAAATTCAAAAGCTGCACCAACGCTTACAAACTACTACTATCTATGTAACCCATGACCAAACCGAAGCAATGACAATGGCAACCCGCCTTGTCGTTATGAAGGATGGCATTATCCAACAAATTGGTGCTCCAAAAGAGGTATATGATAATCCTGATAATGTTTTTGTCGGCGGATTTATCGGATCACCATCCATGAACTTCTTTACTGGTACATTAAAAGAAAATTATTTTGAGATAGGAAATGTGAAAATTGCTGTACCAGAAGGCAAATTAAAACCATTGCGTGAACAAGGATATATGAACAAACAAGTTATCTTGGGTATTCGCCCTGAGGATATTCATGATGAACCTGTATTTATCGAATCCACCCCAGATACAAAAATTTCAATTACGATTGATGTTGCAGATTTAATGGGCGCCGAAACATTTCTTTATGGAAAAATCGCAGAACAGGATTTCATCGCACGGATTGACTCACGTACGGATAGTAATGTCGGACAAACTATTGATTTAGCCTTTGATATGAACAAAGCTCACTTTTTTAATTACGAAACAGAGGTACGTATTCATTAA
- a CDS encoding ABC transporter permease — translation MNKFWIILGHTYMTRIKSKSFIITTLITLAFIFALTNIKTIIDVFSDGEVDQVAVIDQSNELYTPLSKNAEQTSDDTKLIRFDGTEEEAKQAVEEEEYKALIVLSMNEKQLPEATYYANSITQSELQTTLKQQLQQLKVVYATKQANIDAGVLAEINAPVAFDTIVLDKSAKTEEELNQARGIVNIMMILLYMTVLIYGNMIATDVATEKSSRVMEILISSVSPVTHMFAKITGVALVGITQIALFLGGGYALISAKDDKTKELFAEFGIGTTSVSVYIYAIVFFILGYLLYATLAAMLGSLVSRIEDAQQLIMPMTFLLMIAFFIAIFGLSTPEADFIKITSFIPFFAPIIMFLRVGMLDIPMWEIALSLGLLIGTIVILAILGSKVYRGGVLMYGRSSSLKDFKKALTLSKKEK, via the coding sequence ATGAATAAGTTTTGGATCATCTTAGGTCACACATATATGACAAGAATCAAGTCAAAATCATTTATTATAACTACACTTATCACACTAGCATTCATATTTGCTTTAACAAATATAAAAACAATTATTGATGTTTTTTCTGATGGTGAGGTAGATCAAGTTGCTGTTATTGACCAGTCCAATGAACTGTATACCCCATTATCGAAAAATGCGGAACAAACCAGTGATGATACCAAGCTCATTCGTTTTGATGGAACGGAAGAAGAAGCGAAACAAGCAGTCGAGGAAGAAGAATACAAAGCTCTTATTGTCTTATCGATGAATGAAAAGCAGTTGCCTGAAGCTACATATTATGCGAATAGTATTACTCAATCAGAATTGCAAACGACACTGAAGCAACAACTACAGCAATTAAAGGTTGTCTATGCAACAAAGCAAGCAAATATTGACGCTGGTGTTTTAGCGGAAATTAATGCTCCGGTAGCTTTTGATACGATAGTATTAGATAAATCAGCTAAAACAGAAGAGGAACTAAATCAGGCGCGTGGGATTGTAAACATTATGATGATTCTGTTATATATGACTGTACTTATTTATGGTAATATGATTGCAACCGATGTAGCAACGGAAAAATCATCTCGTGTCATGGAAATTCTTATTTCTAGCGTTTCTCCTGTAACGCATATGTTTGCCAAAATTACTGGTGTTGCTCTTGTAGGAATAACTCAAATAGCGCTGTTTTTAGGGGGCGGCTATGCACTTATTTCTGCTAAGGACGACAAAACGAAAGAATTATTCGCTGAATTTGGTATTGGAACAACTTCTGTTTCCGTGTATATATACGCTATTGTATTTTTTATCTTAGGCTATTTACTGTATGCAACCCTTGCAGCGATGTTAGGTTCCTTAGTAAGTCGAATTGAAGATGCACAACAATTAATCATGCCAATGACATTTTTGCTCATGATTGCGTTTTTTATCGCTATTTTTGGACTTAGTACACCGGAAGCCGATTTTATTAAAATTACATCCTTTATCCCTTTTTTTGCGCCGATCATTATGTTTCTACGTGTAGGCATGTTGGATATTCCTATGTGGGAGATTGCGTTATCCCTTGGTCTATTAATTGGTACGATTGTCATCTTAGCTATTCTGGGATCAAAGGTATATCGAGGCGGGGTTTTAATGTATGGACGTTCCAGTTCTCTAAAAGACTTCAAAAAAGCACTTACCTTATCGAAAAAAGAAAAATAA
- a CDS encoding enoyl-CoA hydratase: MGETVIYQRKDGISYIHFNRPERYNALHIEMLKDLLDTVEKIEKNEDQVVIISGEGNAFCAGGDISIMSDLSDYDFFADIMDLIGAITCKLYMMPKIVISAIHGSVAGLGLSYALTADYVVAQENAKLGMLFISIGLAPDGGGHFLLKERLGTHQAKQFIWSLEQVDAVRAKKIGLVDQLTEERVVPQAVKLANKLLTAPLVSMLETKIMYHKNQERELKYYLEAEKQAQWKLRNTEDHKEGVQAFLEKRQPAFQGK, from the coding sequence ATGGGAGAGACTGTAATTTATCAACGTAAGGATGGCATTTCTTATATTCATTTTAATCGACCTGAACGTTATAATGCACTTCATATAGAAATGCTAAAGGACTTGTTGGATACGGTTGAAAAAATAGAAAAAAATGAAGATCAAGTTGTTATTATTTCCGGAGAAGGGAATGCTTTTTGCGCTGGTGGAGATATCTCGATAATGTCCGATTTATCAGATTATGATTTTTTTGCTGACATTATGGACTTAATTGGGGCGATTACATGCAAACTTTATATGATGCCCAAAATCGTTATTTCTGCTATCCATGGATCTGTGGCAGGATTGGGATTAAGTTATGCTTTAACGGCTGATTATGTTGTTGCTCAGGAAAATGCAAAGCTAGGAATGTTATTTATCAGTATCGGTCTTGCTCCGGATGGCGGCGGGCATTTTCTATTAAAGGAGCGGCTAGGAACTCACCAGGCGAAACAATTTATTTGGAGTCTAGAGCAAGTCGATGCAGTAAGGGCAAAGAAAATCGGGTTAGTTGATCAGCTTACGGAGGAACGGGTGGTCCCACAGGCCGTTAAATTAGCAAATAAGCTGTTGACGGCACCGCTTGTATCGATGCTGGAAACTAAAATCATGTACCACAAGAATCAGGAAAGAGAATTAAAATATTACTTGGAAGCAGAGAAACAAGCACAATGGAAGCTGCGAAACACAGAAGATCATAAAGAGGGTGTTCAAGCATTTTTAGAGAAAAGACAGCCGGCGTTTCAAGGGAAATAA
- a CDS encoding PucR family transcriptional regulator, whose product MINQLKKIFPSLVVGTTEMIQSSSFCWYIMDNGEKIGIQKDELTSKDKKLLQTFLTPYKVQLPLPSEQERNWQRIINQTATNIDIITKTPYRFVYFTMNDEQIEPTVFKESIQAMFDYPIPMLWENEREGMIIEEQPTIVEESLPYHQMIDVIMSDLYVNVHFFVGPYLNNYYDAKDQYNRILTYAKIALSYSNKPVINYQDAMPFVLLEQTDNSFRHHLIQVTLQEFATKQDFLKTIHTFLTCNLNISETAKKLFMHRNSLQYRIDKFIEKTGIDIRQFHQAVTVYFALLANMHKE is encoded by the coding sequence ATGATTAATCAGCTTAAAAAAATTTTCCCCTCACTCGTAGTCGGAACAACAGAAATGATCCAATCCTCTTCTTTTTGCTGGTATATAATGGATAACGGTGAAAAAATCGGTATTCAAAAAGATGAATTAACTTCTAAGGATAAGAAACTTTTACAAACATTTTTAACCCCATATAAAGTACAATTACCACTTCCTTCAGAACAAGAGAGAAATTGGCAGCGTATTATTAATCAAACAGCTACAAATATAGATATTATAACTAAAACACCTTATCGTTTTGTCTATTTTACGATGAATGATGAGCAAATTGAACCAACTGTGTTTAAAGAATCAATCCAAGCGATGTTCGATTACCCGATACCAATGTTGTGGGAAAATGAACGGGAAGGAATGATCATTGAGGAACAACCGACAATCGTTGAAGAAAGCTTACCCTACCATCAAATGATTGATGTAATCATGAGTGATTTATACGTAAATGTCCATTTTTTTGTTGGTCCTTACTTAAACAACTATTACGATGCAAAAGATCAATACAATCGTATACTCACATATGCTAAAATTGCTCTATCCTACTCGAATAAACCAGTAATTAATTACCAGGATGCAATGCCATTTGTATTATTGGAACAAACGGATAATTCATTTCGTCATCACTTGATTCAAGTTACCCTTCAAGAGTTCGCAACCAAACAGGACTTTTTAAAGACGATACATACATTTTTAACATGCAACTTAAATATATCGGAAACTGCAAAAAAATTATTTATGCATCGAAACAGTTTACAATACCGAATTGATAAATTTATTGAAAAGACTGGTATTGACATCCGACAATTTCATCAAGCTGTTACTGTTTATTTTGCCCTTTTAGCCAACATGCACAAAGAATAA
- a CDS encoding DNA repair exonuclease translates to MTKEITFIHAADLHLDSPFKGLATAPESIFREIRESTFTALDELVRMAIDKQVDFVLLVGDLFDNEQQSLKAQIRLKRAFERLQQHHITVFLSYGNHDYIKANPHPVTYPNNVVIFQNETVSSVTYEKNGEVLARIYGFSYENRAVIKNKTAEYQITDPSVPYHIAMLHGSVQSNTDHDTYAPFKITELANKDFDYWALGHIHQRQILKEYPPIVYSGNTQGRNRKEVGEKGCYLVRLTKDKSRLTFLPLQAIQITSIVVDVSLCQSVFDIEGHLLQQLQQINGSIPQLIEVLLVSADKRLLDWDSEGRIEEVVDIVNETLIQSSNWQYLFRHTIQLKAATFDPTLYEGEHFIGELLREAEQQSIQPFITDLYQHKRARKFLERIENEDEIKEAAKELIVHELLKE, encoded by the coding sequence ATGACAAAGGAAATCACGTTTATTCATGCTGCAGATTTACATTTGGACAGCCCTTTTAAAGGATTAGCGACCGCTCCTGAGAGTATATTTCGTGAGATTCGGGAAAGTACGTTTACAGCACTTGATGAGCTAGTACGGATGGCGATTGATAAACAGGTTGATTTCGTACTTTTAGTCGGTGATTTATTTGATAATGAACAACAAAGTTTAAAAGCGCAGATTCGCTTGAAGCGTGCATTTGAACGCCTTCAACAGCATCATATAACTGTTTTTTTATCGTATGGAAATCATGACTATATCAAAGCTAATCCGCATCCTGTGACATATCCTAATAATGTTGTGATCTTTCAAAACGAAACGGTATCCTCTGTTACATATGAAAAAAATGGTGAAGTGCTTGCAAGAATCTACGGATTCAGCTATGAAAACCGAGCTGTCATTAAAAATAAAACGGCTGAATATCAAATCACCGATCCGTCTGTACCATACCATATTGCAATGCTGCATGGGAGTGTCCAAAGCAATACAGATCATGATACATATGCACCATTCAAAATAACTGAACTGGCTAATAAAGATTTTGACTATTGGGCACTAGGTCACATTCATCAGCGACAAATTTTAAAAGAATATCCACCAATTGTATATTCGGGAAACACGCAAGGGCGTAATCGAAAAGAGGTGGGAGAAAAGGGGTGTTATTTGGTTCGCTTAACCAAGGATAAATCCCGATTAACATTTCTTCCTTTGCAAGCAATACAAATCACTTCAATTGTTGTTGATGTTTCTCTTTGTCAATCGGTTTTCGATATCGAAGGTCATTTACTTCAGCAATTACAACAGATTAATGGTTCCATCCCGCAACTAATCGAAGTACTTTTGGTGAGTGCAGATAAGCGTTTACTCGATTGGGATAGCGAAGGGCGGATAGAAGAAGTAGTTGATATTGTAAATGAGACCTTAATCCAATCAAGTAATTGGCAGTATCTATTTCGGCATACGATTCAATTGAAAGCAGCAACATTTGATCCAACTTTATACGAAGGTGAGCATTTTATTGGTGAGTTGCTTCGAGAAGCTGAACAGCAATCAATTCAGCCATTCATCACAGATCTATATCAACATAAGCGGGCTAGAAAATTTTTAGAACGAATCGAAAATGAAGATGAAATCAAGGAAGCTGCGAAGGAATTAATCGTTCATGAGCTGTTAAAGGAATGA
- a CDS encoding YlbF family regulator, with protein MPNIYDSAYDLEKAIRESEEFKSLKNAYDAVMNEPSAKQMFDNFRDTQMSLQEKQMQGQEITEEEVERAKKVVELVQQHQGIAKLMEEEQRLNMVINDISRIITKPLEELYGAQN; from the coding sequence GTGCCTAATATTTATGATAGTGCGTACGATTTAGAAAAAGCGATTCGTGAAAGCGAAGAATTTAAAAGTCTAAAAAATGCATATGATGCAGTAATGAATGAGCCATCTGCGAAACAGATGTTTGATAATTTCCGAGACACTCAAATGTCCTTACAAGAAAAGCAAATGCAAGGACAGGAGATTACAGAAGAAGAGGTAGAAAGAGCTAAAAAAGTCGTTGAATTAGTCCAACAACACCAAGGAATTGCTAAATTAATGGAAGAAGAACAACGATTAAACATGGTTATTAATGATATAAGCCGTATTATAACGAAGCCTTTGGAAGAGCTTTATGGAGCTCAGAATTAA